One segment of Acidianus sp. HS-5 DNA contains the following:
- a CDS encoding putative metallopeptidase, which yields MLKLEKAEDVKELAIRINEETNMEINLNKVAFLRSKNSKTTAIARTLTLPPQWRYILGDDILYIVEVISEKYDKLECSDKIFVITHELMHIPKTMKGLRNHNYKGFRHIRKISKELAKELC from the coding sequence GTGCTTAAACTAGAGAAAGCCGAAGACGTAAAAGAATTAGCAATAAGAATTAATGAGGAGACTAACATGGAAATTAATCTGAACAAGGTAGCATTTTTAAGGAGTAAAAATTCTAAAACTACCGCTATAGCAAGGACATTAACTTTACCGCCTCAATGGAGATATATTCTAGGAGATGACATACTTTATATAGTCGAAGTTATTTCCGAAAAATACGATAAGTTAGAATGTAGCGATAAAATCTTTGTAATAACTCATGAGCTTATGCATATTCCAAAGACCATGAAAGGTTTGAGAAATCATAATTACAAAGGATTTAGGCATATAAGGAAGATAAGCAAGGAACTTGCAAAGGAATTATGCTAA
- a CDS encoding acetate uptake transporter: MTEEKKANPAPLGLSGFALTTLVLSAYNAGLITSGSGVVLGLAAFYGGLAQLLAGILEWKGGNTFGYVAFFTYGAFWEWYFLTALGIFGNITAQGIGLVLVAFGIFTLVMWIGTFKSNLGLFMTFLLLWVTFFLLGIGSMIGNTTLIHAGGYVGILTAIAAWYTGLVQVVAESLNKKAPLGRVPLS, encoded by the coding sequence ATGACAGAAGAAAAAAAGGCAAATCCCGCACCTTTAGGGCTTTCTGGATTCGCATTAACTACACTAGTTTTAAGTGCCTACAATGCTGGGCTAATAACTTCTGGATCTGGTGTTGTCCTGGGTTTAGCAGCGTTTTACGGTGGTTTAGCACAACTATTAGCTGGAATACTAGAATGGAAAGGAGGAAATACATTCGGCTATGTAGCATTCTTCACTTACGGTGCGTTTTGGGAATGGTATTTCCTAACGGCGTTAGGTATATTTGGTAATATCACTGCTCAAGGAATAGGATTAGTACTAGTAGCTTTTGGAATATTTACTCTGGTAATGTGGATAGGGACTTTTAAGTCAAACCTTGGACTATTTATGACTTTCTTGCTTTTGTGGGTTACTTTCTTCCTACTGGGTATAGGTTCCATGATCGGTAATACGACATTAATTCATGCAGGCGGATATGTAGGAATATTAACGGCTATTGCAGCATGGTATACAGGATTAGTACAAGTTGTTGCTGAAAGTCTAAATAAGAAAGCTCCTTTAGGAAGAGTACCTCTTTCATAA